From one Lycium barbarum isolate Lr01 chromosome 6, ASM1917538v2, whole genome shotgun sequence genomic stretch:
- the LOC132598597 gene encoding uncharacterized protein LOC132598597: MVDGKTVGTQVQELQLIFHDLIAKGMVVNEAFQVAAMIEKLPPSWKDFKHYLKHKRKEMKLEDLVIRLKIEEDNKTAEKRYRKSSSIEGANVVEDAAPKKNRKGRGLLERRRFLTRKNSRATVIIVVKQAIKLPTVVPPRRTKRKTRVRQTWWKMLMTCVQCCLSATWLVTQMSGGLILAPLDMCVPLRKHLQPTLPLDPKRS, translated from the coding sequence ATGGTGGATGGAAAAAccgttggaacccaagttcaagagcttcaacttatcttccatgaccttattgctAAAGGTATGGTAGTGAATGAAGCGTTCCAAGTGGCTGCAATGATCGAGAAGTTGCCGCCCTCATGGAAAGATTTCAAGCATTATCTTAAGCACAAGAGAAAGGAAATGAAGTTGGAGGATCTTGTGATTCGCCTCaagatcgaggaagataacaaaacCGCTGAGAAGAGGTACCGTAAGAGTTCATCGATTGAAGGGGCAAATGTCGTTGAAGATGCTGCTCCGAAAAAGAACAGAAAAGGAAGAGGTCTTCTGGAAAGGAGAAGGTTCCTaacaagaaaaaattcaaggGCAACTGTTATAATTGTGGTAAAGCAGGCCATAAAGCTCCCGACTGTCGTGCCCCCAAGAAGGACAAAGAGAAAAACAAGGGTCAGGCAAACATGGTGGAAGATGTTGATGACCTGTGTGCAATGCTGTCTGAGTGCAACCTGGTTGGTAACCCAAAtgagtggtggcttgattctggcgCCACTCGACATGTGTGTGCCGTTAAGGAAGCATTTGCAACCTACACTCCCGCTGGACCCGAAGAGGAGCTAA